ATGTTCGAATTGGTCGCGGACGTGCGGCGCTACCCGGAATTCCTGCCGTGGGTCAGCGCGATGCGCGTCCGCAAGGACGGCGAGGACGAGACGCTGGCCGACATGATCGTCGGCTTCAAGGGCTTGCGCGAGACCTTCACCTCGAAGGTGACCAAGCACCGCCCGGAGACGATCCGCGTCGAATATATCGAGGGGCCGCTGAAGTACCTCAACAACGACTGGCGGTTTCGCGCCGATGGCGACGCCGGCTGCCTGGTCGATTTCTCGGTCGATTTCGCGTTCAAGAACCGGATGTTCGAGATGCTGGCCGGGCAGGTGTTCGGCGTCGCGCTGCGTCGGATGATCGGCGCCTTCGAGGAACGCGCCGCCGTGCTCTAC
The genomic region above belongs to Sphingomonas phyllosphaerae 5.2 and contains:
- a CDS encoding type II toxin-antitoxin system RatA family toxin is translated as MPKHSETRRLPYTPEQMFELVADVRRYPEFLPWVSAMRVRKDGEDETLADMIVGFKGLRETFTSKVTKHRPETIRVEYIEGPLKYLNNDWRFRADGDAGCLVDFSVDFAFKNRMFEMLAGQVFGVALRRMIGAFEERAAVLYAASGNSSSSAHSAA